The following proteins are encoded in a genomic region of Merismopedia glauca CCAP 1448/3:
- a CDS encoding NB-ARC domain-containing protein, which yields MICVPATQASASRLMSSPHLEEIIEQVDELVLAKRGKRLTPAELLLIEGAWHNQDHKEIASNSSYSLNYLQRTVARKLWPLLSEVLGVEEISKKSLRHCFEQLAVKNGYIDPSPVVVAGEPPQAINFYGRTFQLALLKEGIAKQRCLTIIGSAGIGKSTLAAKLIEDLKATSEGGFDCLIWRSISYAPLLPDLVTDLLQLLASSLELELDLSADPSVRISQLLDVLRSHRVLVVLDAAEAILREDINNRAHPYRDKYGDYGLFFRRLLEEEQQSCFILTSRQPFNDLALLETTRPIRSLKLEGLDRGAALEFLESQGLSDPEKCSELIQTYRGNPSYLTAVVDRIKHFFGGSLEKYFEYRTTFVNEAFLSQQFSSLNQIHQQIVLYLAKELSINPQPLPITKLLNSLKTQIAGISTSELFEVLEVLEARSLVEVSRDPVTQEATFNLQPVVKKYVLTDPSLVHKFRQNLKSA from the coding sequence ATGATTTGTGTCCCTGCTACCCAAGCTAGTGCTTCCCGACTTATGAGTTCGCCCCATCTGGAAGAAATTATCGAACAGGTGGATGAGTTGGTGCTGGCTAAAAGGGGCAAACGCTTAACCCCAGCCGAACTCCTGTTAATTGAGGGGGCTTGGCATAACCAAGACCACAAGGAAATAGCTAGTAATTCGTCTTACAGTCTCAACTACTTGCAACGGACGGTAGCCCGTAAGCTTTGGCCCTTGCTCTCAGAGGTGCTTGGGGTAGAAGAAATTAGTAAAAAAAGTCTGCGGCACTGTTTTGAGCAACTAGCAGTTAAAAATGGCTATATCGACCCTTCCCCTGTTGTAGTTGCGGGAGAACCGCCTCAAGCCATTAACTTTTATGGTCGCACTTTCCAACTAGCCCTTCTCAAAGAAGGGATTGCCAAACAGCGATGCTTAACCATCATTGGCAGTGCTGGAATTGGTAAAAGTACCCTAGCTGCCAAGCTGATTGAGGATTTGAAGGCGACATCTGAAGGGGGATTTGATTGCTTGATTTGGAGATCGATCTCCTACGCTCCCTTGCTACCTGACTTAGTGACCGATCTGCTTCAGCTTTTAGCTAGTTCCTTAGAATTAGAACTAGATTTGAGTGCAGATCCCAGCGTCAGGATTTCTCAATTGCTAGATGTGTTGAGATCCCATCGCGTATTAGTGGTGTTAGATGCCGCCGAAGCTATATTGCGGGAAGATATTAATAACCGCGCTCATCCTTATCGGGACAAATATGGTGATTACGGGCTATTTTTCCGCCGCTTGCTCGAAGAAGAACAGCAAAGTTGTTTTATTTTAACTAGCCGCCAACCATTTAACGATCTGGCTTTACTAGAAACCACTAGACCGATTCGGTCTTTAAAACTAGAAGGATTAGATCGAGGTGCGGCGCTGGAGTTTCTGGAATCTCAGGGATTGTCAGATCCAGAAAAATGCTCCGAACTAATTCAAACTTATCGAGGTAACCCTTCGTATCTGACAGCAGTAGTTGACCGAATCAAACACTTCTTTGGCGGTAGTCTCGAAAAATATTTCGAGTACCGAACTACTTTTGTCAATGAGGCTTTCTTAAGCCAGCAATTTAGCAGTTTGAACCAGATTCATCAACAAATTGTCCTGTATTTGGCAAAAGAACTCTCAATTAATCCTCAACCTCTACCGATTACCAAGTTATTAAATAGTCTGAAAACTCAGATTGCAGGAATCTCAACCTCCGAACTATTTGAGGTGCTAGAAGTGTTGGAGGCGCGATCGCTAGTTGAGGTGAGTCGAGATCCCGTGACTCAGGAAGCTACTTTTAACCTTCAGCCAGTGGTTAAAAAGTACGTTCTGACCGATCCTTCATTGGTTCATAAGTTTCGTCAAAACCTCAAATCGGCATAA
- a CDS encoding serine/threonine-protein kinase — protein sequence MAYCINPQCQDRQNLDEATNCRNCGTPLRVSDRITLIAPLRELAQQIYHTEIWEVEDSGTKWNPGTSRRVMKVLTNPDPKLIELMQREALVLQLQQHPGLPKTTVDDYFTFTPPGGWELHCLVMQKFQGQNLEQQIAASGRISQATALNWLSQLVDILDSVHRSGFFHRDIKPSNIILQPSGQLALIDFGAVREVTNTYLAKVSSNGGTETGIGAREITAIRTARYSPLEQINGQAVPQSDFYALGRTFVYLITGIPLIDLPTNQETGRLIWRNKASHIDQPCADLLDDLMAPFPGQRPQSTQVILQRLERLPLQSKLNRIFKSNPFKVGMVGLGLLAGWGIYQTSLPIAANYFLNRGTKAQLENHPSEAQQNFQLAIKLHPQITNTISNFYFQQASRALNRPQSARNYYELAIKYNPNDVDAYHNLAVVCQQLNDVKCVINNYQTTFKLEPNNWEGHYSLGSFYDEQGNYELATQQYQISHQKGGDLAVDAVNNLARLANRKGQYNEAIKLARQGLNLNPNLEVKASLSKNLSWALLEQKMYSEAQNYLQKSLSLDPQRVDTYCLLAQVQEALGNVSDAKGSWEVCLLGDSNLPEVMEWKQQVLERVLKSK from the coding sequence GTGGCTTACTGTATTAACCCCCAATGTCAAGACCGCCAAAATCTTGATGAAGCCACAAATTGCCGCAATTGCGGCACTCCCTTACGGGTGAGCGATCGCATCACCCTAATTGCCCCTTTGCGAGAACTTGCCCAGCAGATCTACCACACCGAAATTTGGGAAGTAGAAGATTCAGGCACCAAATGGAACCCTGGAACCTCTCGTCGCGTGATGAAAGTTCTGACTAATCCAGATCCCAAACTGATTGAACTGATGCAGCGAGAAGCCCTAGTCTTGCAACTGCAACAGCATCCGGGACTCCCAAAAACCACAGTAGACGACTACTTTACCTTTACTCCTCCTGGGGGTTGGGAACTGCACTGCTTAGTCATGCAAAAGTTTCAAGGGCAGAACCTAGAGCAACAAATAGCAGCATCCGGGCGAATTTCCCAAGCAACCGCCCTCAACTGGCTATCTCAACTAGTAGATATCCTCGATAGCGTCCACCGTTCTGGTTTTTTCCACCGAGATATCAAGCCATCCAACATCATTCTCCAACCATCAGGTCAACTAGCTCTCATTGATTTTGGTGCCGTGCGGGAAGTCACCAATACCTACTTAGCCAAAGTCAGCAGTAATGGAGGAACGGAGACGGGAATCGGCGCGCGCGAGATTACCGCCATCAGAACCGCTCGTTACTCTCCTTTAGAACAAATTAACGGGCAAGCAGTCCCTCAATCCGACTTTTATGCCCTTGGTCGAACATTTGTGTACCTAATTACAGGTATTCCCCTGATCGATCTGCCGACGAACCAAGAAACAGGAAGGCTAATCTGGAGAAATAAAGCCTCCCACATTGACCAGCCCTGTGCCGATCTCCTTGACGATTTGATGGCTCCCTTTCCAGGGCAACGCCCCCAGAGTACTCAAGTCATCTTACAGCGTTTAGAGCGCCTCCCACTTCAATCTAAGTTAAATCGAATCTTCAAGTCCAACCCATTCAAAGTTGGGATGGTGGGGTTAGGTTTGTTAGCAGGTTGGGGCATTTACCAAACATCATTACCTATCGCTGCCAATTACTTTTTGAATCGAGGCACCAAAGCCCAATTAGAAAATCATCCCAGTGAGGCTCAACAAAACTTCCAATTAGCAATTAAATTACATCCCCAGATTACTAATACCATCTCTAACTTCTACTTCCAGCAAGCTTCCCGCGCGCTCAATCGTCCTCAAAGTGCTAGGAACTATTACGAATTAGCTATCAAATATAATCCCAATGATGTAGATGCTTACCATAATTTAGCTGTAGTTTGTCAGCAGTTAAATGATGTCAAGTGTGTGATTAATAATTATCAAACAACTTTTAAGTTAGAGCCTAATAATTGGGAAGGACATTACAGTCTAGGTAGTTTTTATGACGAACAAGGTAATTATGAATTAGCCACCCAACAATATCAAATATCTCACCAAAAAGGAGGCGATCTAGCTGTAGATGCAGTTAACAATTTGGCTAGATTAGCTAATAGAAAAGGGCAATATAATGAAGCTATTAAATTAGCTCGTCAAGGATTAAATCTGAACCCAAACTTGGAAGTCAAAGCCTCTTTATCTAAGAACTTGAGTTGGGCTTTATTAGAGCAAAAAATGTATTCAGAGGCTCAAAATTACCTGCAAAAATCCCTTTCTTTAGATCCTCAAAGAGTCGATACTTACTGTCTCTTAGCCCAGGTGCAGGAAGCTTTAGGTAACGTAAGTGATGCCAAAGGCTCTTGGGAAGTCTGTTTGTTGGGCGATTCTAATTTGCCAGAGGTAATGGAATGGAAACAGCAGGTGCTAGAACGAGTTTTGAAGTCTAAATAG
- a CDS encoding XisI protein, whose product MERIEQYRQAIRQLLKNRAALDRCDSNSEIETELIFDPERDRYLLLDVGWEELKRVYHCFIHLDLKDGKIWIQRNMTEADLAQELVNMGVAPEDIVLGLHPAYKRPLTGYGVA is encoded by the coding sequence ATGGAAAGAATAGAGCAATACCGCCAAGCTATCCGTCAATTACTCAAAAATCGTGCGGCTTTAGATCGCTGTGACTCCAACTCAGAAATCGAGACTGAGCTAATATTCGATCCAGAACGCGATCGCTATTTGCTGTTAGATGTGGGCTGGGAAGAACTCAAGCGCGTCTATCACTGTTTCATTCATCTCGATCTCAAAGATGGCAAAATCTGGATTCAGCGCAATATGACGGAAGCAGATTTAGCTCAAGAATTGGTAAATATGGGTGTTGCGCCTGAAGATATTGTATTAGGACTGCATCCTGCCTACAAGCGTCCGCTTACAGGTTATGGAGTTGCTTAG
- a CDS encoding plasmid partition protein ParG gives MPKHIPPGNAELSVYIDKELKTQFKLTCVSQNKSMSQIIGELVKQWIDSQSQKPSTPNYEDRGAA, from the coding sequence ATGCCCAAACACATTCCTCCAGGAAATGCGGAACTTAGCGTTTATATAGATAAGGAATTGAAAACACAGTTTAAGTTAACTTGCGTTTCTCAAAATAAGTCAATGAGTCAAATTATCGGTGAATTAGTCAAACAATGGATAGACTCTCAGTCTCAAAAACCATCAACTCCAAATTATGAGGATCGAGGGGCTGCATGA
- a CDS encoding tetratricopeptide repeat protein — translation MVKSSSLLTTVLIITSLIGFNGAIALAEKPATLVNRATAKSCSPIGRILTSTDRRWQAGTLLCQGDRLYIPPTAQIGVFCFLNRQILPPQSGTILAKCVSQPRTSIRPCSTATRRFCPKTKGPLDLASTPELLSPLGRILLQGRPRLSWRQVKDASSYSVSVYGKGVNFVQTVGDTTLSYPQSQPAMAWGSAYKIEVTALKGDVPFSAAQTTVNMLPESEAREIALAVERIRQLKLPPDEVAYLDLDRLYMNRELLGETIATLAERVKAGSQSSSVLRTLGDRYLEAGLVIEAGEQYKKAIDLAQKAEDAQELSKAQAGWEKVLSYR, via the coding sequence GTGGTCAAATCCTCTAGCCTTTTAACAACTGTACTAATTATTACCAGCCTCATTGGTTTTAATGGGGCGATCGCCCTAGCTGAAAAACCTGCTACCTTAGTTAACCGGGCTACAGCTAAATCATGCTCTCCCATCGGTCGAATTTTAACTTCAACCGATCGCCGATGGCAAGCCGGAACGCTGTTATGTCAAGGCGATCGCCTCTATATCCCACCTACCGCCCAAATCGGGGTTTTTTGTTTCCTCAATCGCCAGATTTTGCCACCTCAAAGCGGGACGATTTTAGCTAAATGCGTCTCTCAACCCAGAACTAGTATTAGACCTTGTTCGACCGCTACTCGTCGATTCTGTCCTAAAACTAAAGGACCGCTAGACTTAGCTAGCACTCCAGAATTGCTCAGTCCTTTAGGTAGAATTTTACTCCAAGGTCGTCCTAGATTATCTTGGCGACAGGTTAAGGATGCGAGTAGCTATAGTGTATCGGTTTATGGCAAGGGCGTTAACTTTGTCCAAACCGTAGGTGACACCACACTTTCTTACCCCCAATCTCAACCAGCGATGGCATGGGGCAGTGCCTATAAAATTGAAGTTACTGCTTTAAAGGGAGATGTGCCCTTTAGTGCGGCTCAAACTACAGTGAATATGCTACCAGAAAGCGAAGCTCGCGAGATAGCTTTGGCTGTAGAGCGCATTCGCCAACTCAAACTGCCTCCTGACGAAGTAGCTTATTTAGATCTCGATCGCCTTTATATGAATCGAGAACTGCTGGGAGAGACTATTGCTACCTTAGCAGAGAGGGTCAAAGCTGGCAGCCAAAGTTCCTCCGTTTTGAGGACTTTAGGCGATCGCTATCTGGAAGCTGGGTTAGTGATTGAGGCTGGAGAACAATACAAAAAAGCCATAGATTTGGCTCAAAAGGCAGAAGATGCTCAGGAACTATCTAAAGCTCAAGCTGGGTGGGAGAAAGTGCTGAGTTATCGCTAG
- a CDS encoding CopG family transcriptional regulator: MAITLELTPEIEARVLAQAAAQGMSAEAFLKAAIENLLNAESQVYRVGTALVVQSTPIGNLETSVEQMREERLTGLIADYESPV, from the coding sequence ATGGCAATTACGCTGGAATTAACTCCAGAAATTGAAGCCCGTGTGCTAGCTCAAGCCGCAGCGCAGGGCATGAGTGCCGAAGCCTTTTTGAAAGCTGCGATTGAAAATTTACTCAATGCTGAATCTCAGGTATACCGAGTTGGAACTGCATTAGTCGTTCAATCTACCCCCATTGGTAATCTGGAAACCTCTGTTGAACAAATGCGGGAAGAACGACTCACTGGCTTAATCGCAGATTATGAAAGTCCTGTTTGA
- a CDS encoding DUF3368 domain-containing protein, with protein MTVICNATPLINFAAINRLDILQAVFGKVTIPQAVYDETTDSNFPNSQIIVQASNSDWLQVCTVTLTIGNIPPELDAGEREVITLAIERSQHKVLIDEKKARQVAQELGLQVIGTIGILLLAKNKQVIPEISPLLDAMIDIARYWVSKSLYQQVLQQAGELSDFQPN; from the coding sequence ATGACTGTTATCTGTAATGCCACGCCTCTGATTAATTTTGCGGCTATTAATCGTCTCGATATTTTACAGGCTGTATTTGGGAAAGTTACGATCCCTCAAGCTGTTTATGATGAGACAACTGACTCAAACTTTCCTAACTCCCAAATTATTGTACAGGCCAGTAATTCAGATTGGTTGCAGGTTTGCACGGTGACATTGACAATCGGCAATATTCCGCCTGAGCTAGATGCAGGTGAAAGAGAAGTAATTACTTTAGCAATTGAAAGGAGCCAGCACAAAGTTTTAATAGATGAAAAGAAAGCTAGACAAGTAGCTCAAGAACTTGGTTTACAGGTTATTGGTACGATTGGCATTCTTTTGTTAGCCAAAAACAAACAGGTTATTCCAGAGATTTCCCCCTTACTTGATGCCATGATCGATATTGCTCGATACTGGGTGAGCAAGTCACTTTATCAGCAGGTACTCCAACAGGCAGGAGAATTAAGCGATTTTCAGCCAAATTAA
- a CDS encoding UPF0175 family protein, translated as MAVQPIHLQVSPESLNQGEQAIRQEIAVQLYVQKIFTFGQARHLANLSVWEFQKLLGEKEVSRHYDAEDLAQDIATIQTGDW; from the coding sequence ATGGCTGTTCAACCTATTCATCTCCAAGTATCACCAGAATCGCTTAACCAAGGAGAGCAAGCCATTCGTCAGGAAATAGCCGTTCAGTTATACGTCCAAAAAATATTTACCTTTGGGCAAGCTCGTCACCTAGCGAACCTCTCTGTCTGGGAATTTCAGAAGCTTTTGGGAGAAAAAGAAGTATCCCGTCACTATGATGCAGAAGATTTAGCTCAGGATATTGCTACTATTCAAACTGGCGATTGGTAG
- a CDS encoding WD40 repeat domain-containing protein, with the protein MTNPDDISSIIDRIATGNQTEADLATLRRLLSSSARQVALQLGKYNVNIGEGKEIHIGDRIYQQWHEQAIQALVKAIQQVNWRCVASLTENDYTQSTGISLIDKLAKPLTDFSQQSVMRYGLKLAFSPNSNQEYFISGGNQIIKRWQTNTWNILQKISLPFSLTDTFDLWFTSVAISPDGQRIAACKAYQINIWQLGTVNPIHTFGKTLLSNFLDVAGFDSIAFSPDAKLLAANDNQDIKIWDVETGREIANLSGHSDKVTCVAFDPQNSRIIASCSYDKTIKLWDVAEKRCLGTLSAHQDAVYTLAFSPDGEILASGSNDNTIKLWYPNNGELPQTLRQHSDAVTCLVFNPDGKTLVSGSNDGTIIEWNIATKESRTTFPERHRRGVTSIAISPDGETLISGGREQTIKVWRRQN; encoded by the coding sequence ATGACCAACCCCGACGATATAAGTAGTATTATCGATCGCATTGCTACTGGTAATCAGACTGAAGCAGATCTTGCTACCTTGCGTCGGTTATTGAGTTCAAGCGCACGTCAGGTAGCATTGCAACTGGGTAAGTATAACGTCAATATTGGGGAAGGTAAAGAGATCCACATAGGCGATCGCATTTACCAGCAGTGGCACGAACAAGCAATCCAAGCTTTAGTTAAAGCTATTCAACAAGTAAATTGGCGATGCGTAGCTAGTTTGACTGAGAATGATTATACTCAATCTACCGGAATTAGCCTAATAGATAAATTAGCTAAACCGTTAACTGATTTTTCTCAACAATCTGTGATGCGTTATGGATTAAAATTAGCTTTTAGTCCTAACTCTAACCAAGAATATTTTATTAGTGGTGGCAATCAAATCATTAAGCGTTGGCAGACAAATACATGGAATATCTTACAAAAGATTTCGCTGCCATTTTCGCTGACAGATACTTTTGATTTATGGTTTACATCAGTAGCAATTAGTCCCGATGGTCAGCGAATAGCTGCCTGTAAAGCTTATCAAATAAATATTTGGCAGTTAGGCACAGTCAACCCAATTCATACCTTTGGTAAAACTCTGTTGAGTAACTTCCTTGATGTGGCGGGTTTTGACTCGATTGCATTTAGTCCAGACGCTAAATTATTAGCAGCCAATGATAACCAAGACATTAAAATATGGGATGTAGAAACGGGAAGAGAAATCGCTAATTTATCTGGACATTCTGACAAAGTAACCTGTGTCGCTTTTGACCCCCAAAATAGCCGAATTATTGCTAGTTGTAGCTACGATAAAACCATCAAATTATGGGATGTAGCTGAAAAAAGATGTTTGGGCACGCTTTCAGCACATCAAGACGCTGTTTATACCCTAGCATTTAGTCCAGATGGAGAAATCCTAGCTAGCGGCAGCAATGATAATACTATTAAACTTTGGTATCCGAATAACGGAGAACTACCTCAAACTCTGCGACAACATTCCGATGCAGTTACTTGTCTGGTATTTAATCCAGACGGTAAAACTTTAGTCAGTGGAAGCAATGATGGAACAATTATAGAATGGAATATTGCTACGAAAGAATCACGAACAACCTTTCCCGAACGACATCGCAGAGGTGTTACATCTATCGCTATTAGTCCAGATGGAGAAACATTAATTAGTGGCGGAAGAGAGCAAACAATTAAAGTTTGGAGACGACAGAATTAG
- a CDS encoding type II toxin-antitoxin system RelE/ParE family toxin: MVDNEDPVEVPLRPLVWMGDSRKNIREFPEEVQKAVGYALQLVQSGETPLSAKPFKGVGSGVYEIVKRYDTDTYRAVYAVKIGEKIYVLHAFQKKSKQGIKTPQTDVDLIKKRYQDALTREEQR, from the coding sequence ATGGTCGATAACGAAGATCCCGTAGAAGTGCCTTTACGACCTCTGGTTTGGATGGGAGACTCTCGCAAAAACATCCGTGAGTTTCCTGAAGAGGTACAAAAAGCGGTAGGCTATGCACTGCAACTGGTGCAATCAGGAGAAACTCCTTTGTCAGCCAAGCCGTTTAAAGGAGTGGGAAGCGGTGTATATGAAATTGTCAAACGCTACGATACCGATACTTACAGAGCAGTTTACGCCGTGAAGATTGGGGAAAAAATCTATGTCCTCCATGCTTTTCAGAAGAAATCAAAGCAGGGAATTAAAACTCCACAGACTGATGTTGACTTAATTAAAAAACGCTATCAAGATGCACTGACAAGAGAGGAACAAAGATGA
- a CDS encoding helix-turn-helix domain-containing protein: MTEEPVFEESSGNVFADLGLADADELFARGKIGIQVIRLLKQRHLKQREISELLGISQPEVSHLMNGEFQRFSEGKLLMFLKRLDTEITLHLRSLQVGNESAETVILL; the protein is encoded by the coding sequence ATGACAGAAGAACCCGTTTTTGAAGAAAGTAGTGGTAATGTATTTGCTGACCTCGGATTAGCAGATGCTGATGAACTTTTTGCGCGGGGTAAAATAGGAATTCAGGTGATTCGGTTGCTGAAACAGCGCCACTTGAAACAGCGAGAAATTAGCGAACTACTTGGCATTTCACAGCCAGAAGTCTCTCATTTAATGAATGGAGAGTTTCAACGGTTTAGTGAGGGCAAACTCCTGATGTTCCTCAAACGACTCGATACAGAAATTACTTTACATCTTCGCTCTCTTCAGGTAGGAAATGAATCTGCTGAAACGGTTATATTGTTATAG